TAAGGCCAGCTTCCAGCCTGTACTGACTACAGCGCATATCAATGAATATCTCAATATGTTGTCAGGTTTGGTTAGTGAATCGCATGCCCTGATTGCGATGCCAGAACCGAATCTTGCAGCAGTTCAATTACCTGATCGCAGTGTGCGCCCCGAAGTGATTCGGGAGGTTTTGCGTGCCTGCCGAAACCAAAGCACGTTAAAAATGATTTATGCCTCCATGCAGAATCCGCAGTGGCATGAACGCATCATTTCCCCACACACCCTGGTGTATACCGGTTTCCGTTGGCATGTCCGTGCCTATTGCCATCAGAGCAAGCAGTTTAAGGACTTTTTACTCTCCAGGATTGATCGCACACCTGTTGTGGTGGCGATTGAGTCAGTAGACCCTGCTCAGGATCAGCAATGGAATGAAGAAATTGTACTGACGCTGATCCCTAATCCAAAATTGAACTCATCACAACAAGTGCTGGTCGAAAAAGACTTCGGCATGCCTGATGGCAGATTACAGATTCCGGTGAAAAAAGCCCTGGCTCACTATACCTTGCAGCGATATCAGGCCGCGATCACGCTGGCTGAGGCGGATGATGCCTTGAAATATCCCTTGGTACTACAACGCTCAGATATCGAAAAGCTGTCGTCTTACCTGTTTGATCAGGCCTCATAGGAGATTGGCCATGTTAGAACAATTTCATTATGACAGTGACCTGATTGGTGGCTCCCTGATGGTGCGTGAAAGCCGGCTGATCGCTGATCTGTTATTACGAGAAGCGACTCCAGAACAATGGCATCAGGCAATTCAGATTGACAATATTCTGCAAAAAAGAACGCCTGCTTCAGCCCAACGTAACGCCACTGCCATTCGTAAGCGTCTTGAGCGCTTAGAGCCTGATTTCTGGAAAGCTTTGCGTGATGGGGATGATGAGCTGGCGACCCAGGTGGCTTTTTGTGGGGCACTGGAACGCAACCTGTTGCTGCTTGAGTTTATGGAAACGGTGATGAGGGATGCCTATATCTCCCAGGCGCAATACTTGGACAGTTATATCTGGTCAGATTTTTTGGATGAGCGCTCACA
This genomic interval from Acinetobacter pullicarnis contains the following:
- a CDS encoding DUF1819 family protein, whose protein sequence is MLEQFHYDSDLIGGSLMVRESRLIADLLLREATPEQWHQAIQIDNILQKRTPASAQRNATAIRKRLERLEPDFWKALRDGDDELATQVAFCGALERNLLLLEFMETVMRDAYISQAQYLDSYIWSDFLDERSQRDPDICEWKESSKKKMGQVVFRMLAEAGYLKSTRKLELQRVIVRAELRSLLEEHYKQRIKRSMEVSLWTR
- a CDS encoding WYL domain-containing protein, with the translated sequence MTTDKHEVLLRMRAIELLAYWEGRLVTNRLMSWFGLSRQQASADIKRYNTLYNPDALIHDPSVKGYVPKASFQPVLTTAHINEYLNMLSGLVSESHALIAMPEPNLAAVQLPDRSVRPEVIREVLRACRNQSTLKMIYASMQNPQWHERIISPHTLVYTGFRWHVRAYCHQSKQFKDFLLSRIDRTPVVVAIESVDPAQDQQWNEEIVLTLIPNPKLNSSQQVLVEKDFGMPDGRLQIPVKKALAHYTLQRYQAAITLAEADDALKYPLVLQRSDIEKLSSYLFDQAS